Genomic DNA from Halomonas sp. BDJS001:
CATCCTATGGGGCTTGAACATTACGATACGCTGATCGAAAAATTCAACGATTTATAGAAACGTAGGGGCGCCGAGCGATCAAGCGCCCTATTTGTGTGGCTATTTTCTAGGGTTTCTTATGCGCTACGCACAACGCGGCTATCTGCTGCTGCTCAACGGCATGGCCCTGCTGGCCGCCATCATGCTGGTTTGGCTGATGGTGGCCGTGGTGCTTTCGGTGGTGATTCGTAACTTGGGTCTTCAGCCCTCAGCATGGTTTTTCCTCTCCACCGAATACGCCATGTTCTACCTCACTCTGCTCGGAGCTCCCTGGCTGGTGCGCCAAAAAGGGCATGTGCACATTGAACTGCTGACCTCGGTGTTGCCACCAGCCACGCTGAATATCCTAAGCCGTGGGGTGTCACTGCTCTGTGTCATGGTGTGCGGCGTGCTGGCGTGGAAGGGGCTTGATCTGGTGCTGCTCAATATTGAG
This window encodes:
- a CDS encoding TRAP transporter small permease, with the protein product MRYAQRGYLLLLNGMALLAAIMLVWLMVAVVLSVVIRNLGLQPSAWFFLSTEYAMFYLTLLGAPWLVRQKGHVHIELLTSVLPPATLNILSRGVSLLCVMVCGVLAWKGLDLVLLNIERTDYDVRAFFVPKWILTIVFPISFTLMAIEFGRFVVGHEILHSGEAGIKE